One region of Wyeomyia smithii strain HCP4-BCI-WySm-NY-G18 chromosome 3, ASM2978416v1, whole genome shotgun sequence genomic DNA includes:
- the LOC129730801 gene encoding septin-1: protein MSTDSGKNFSNVETPGYVGFANLPNQVHRKSVKKGFEFTLMVVGESGLGKSTLVNSLFLSDLYPERVVPDAVEKQHQTVKLDASTVEIEERGVKLRLTVVDTPGFGDAIDNSDSFSAILEYIDEQYERFLRDESGLNRRNIVDNRIHCCFYFISPFGHGLKPLDIEFMKKLHCKVNIVPVIAKADVLTKKEIQRLKCRILQEIEDNGIKIYPLPDCDSDEDEDYKEQVRQLKEAVPFAVCGSTTLLEVKGRKVRGRLYPWGVVEVENPEHCDFIKLRTMLITHMQDLQEVTQEVHYENYRSERLAKSVRKNITPIIKDENGTGEIHADKDRILREKEEEIRRMQEKLAQMQAKFQAQK from the exons TTTTCCAACGTAGAAACACCCGGTTACGTGGGTTTTGCCAATCTTCCGAATCAAGTGCATCGGAAATCCGTCAAGAAGGGCTTTGAGTTCACGCTGATGGTGGTTGGCGAATCTGGACTCGGCAAGTCAACCCTCGTCAACAGCCTGTTTTTGAGCGATCTTTATCCGGAGCGCGTTGTGCCGGATGCCGTCGAGAAACAGCATCAAACGGTAAAGTTGGATGCGTCCACCGTTGAGATCGAGGAACGCGGTGTTAAGCTACGATTGACGGTTGTGGACACACCAGGGTTCGGAGATGCGATCGATAACAGCGACAGTTTCAGTGCCATTTTGGAGTACATCGACGAGCAGTACGAACGTTTCCTGCGGGATGAAAGTGGTCTGAACCGAAGGAACATTGTTGACAACAGGATACACTGCTGTTTCTATTTCATCTCACCATTTGGTCATGG ACTTAAACCGCTAGACATTGAGTTTATGAAGAAGCTGCATTGCAAAGTAAACATCGTACCCGTTATCGCGAAGGCGGATGTATTGACCAAGAAGGAAATCCAGCGCCTCAAGTGCCGAATTCTGCAAGAAATCGAAGACAATGGGATCAAAATCTATCCACTGCCAGATTGTGATAGTGATGAAGATGAAGACTACAAGGAGCAGGTGCGGCAGCTGAAGGAAGCGGTACCGTTTGCCGTGTGTGGCTCGACTACCCTGCTGGAGGTGAAAGGGCGCAAAGTGAGAGGTCGATTATATCCTTGGGGTGTTGTGGAAGTTGAAAATCCCGAACACTGCGATTTCATCAAACTTCGGACTATGTTAAT CACCCACATGCAGGACCTGCAGGAGGTAACACAAGAAGTACACTACGAAAATTACCGCTCGGAGCGATTAGCAAAATCCGTGCGCAAGAACATAACCCCTATTATCAAGGACGAGAACGGCACAGGGGAAATACACGCCGATAAAGATCGAATTCTGCGGGAAAAGGAAGAGGAAATTCGACGCATGCAAGAAAAGTTGGCCCAGATGCAGGCCAAGTTTCAGGCACAGAAATAA